From Suncus etruscus isolate mSunEtr1 chromosome 6, mSunEtr1.pri.cur, whole genome shotgun sequence, one genomic window encodes:
- the MYCL gene encoding protein L-Myc codes for MDFDSSYQHYFYDYECGEDFYRSTAPSEDIWKKFELVPSPPTSPPWGAGPDAGDPALAIGPLDPWPGGGGAGDEADTRGHSKAWGRNYASIIRRDCMWSGFSARERLERAVSDRLANGAPRGNPPKAPAASPDCASSLEASSTPAPAAPCPLTEPKTQACSGSESPSDSEGEEIDVVTVEKRQSLGVRKPVTITVRADPLDPCMKHFHISIHQQQHNYAARFPPESSSPQIPAPERAAPEEEEEALEREAPQEKEEEPSEEIVSPPPVENEATPTYHPKPVSSDTEDVTKRKNHNFLERKRRNDLRSRFLALRDQVPTLASCSKAPKVVILSKALEYLQALVGAEKRMASEKRQLRCRQQQLQKRIAYLSGY; via the exons ATGGACTTCGACTCTTCGTACCAGCACTATTTCTACGACTATGAATGCGGGGAGGATTTCTACCGCTCCACGGCGCCCAGCGAGGACATCTGGAAGAAATTCGAGCTGGTGCCGTCGCCCCCCACGTCGCCTCCCTGGGGCGCAGGTCCCGACGCCGGAGACCCAGCCCTGGCCATCGGTCCCCTGGACCCGTGGCCTGGAGGAGGGGGTGCCGGGGACGAAGCGGACACCCGCGGCCACTCCAAAGCTTGGGGTCGGAACTACGCCTCCATCATCCGTCGTGACTGCATGTGGAGCGGCTTCTCCGCCCGGGAACGGTTGGAGAGAGCCGTGAGCGACCGGCTCGCCAACGGCGCGCCCCGGGGGAACCCCCCCAAAGCGCCCGCCGCCTCCCCGGACTGTGCTTCCAGCCTGGAAGCCAGTAGCACCCCGGCCCCCGCCGCCCCGTGTCCTCTGACCGAGCCCAAGACCCAGGCATGCTCCGGGTCCGAGAGCCCCAGCGACTCGG aaggggaagaaatcgACGTGGTGACCGTGGAGAAGAGACAGTCCCTGGGTGTCCGCAAGCCTGTGACTATCACCGTGCGCGCCGACCCGTTGGACCCCTGCATGAAACACTTCCACATCTCCATCCACCAGCAGCAGCACAACTATGCCGCCCGCTTCCCCCCTGAAAGCTCGTCCCCCCAGATCCCAGCTCCAGAGAGGGCTGccccagaggaggaggaggaggctctGGAGAGAGAAGCCCcccaagaaaaggaagaggagcccAGTGAAGAAATTGTGAGTCCCCCGCCTGTAGAAAATGAGGCCACCCCCACCTACCACCCCAAGCCTGTCAGCTCCGACACGGAGGATGTGACCAAAAGAAAGAATCACAACTTTTTGGAGCGCAAACGGCGGAATGACCTCCGCTCCCGCTTCTTGGCCCTGAGGGACCAGGTTCCCACGCTGGCGAGCTGCTCCAAGGCTCCCAAAGTTGTGATCCTGAGCAAGGCCTTGGAGTACCTGCAGGCCTTGGTAGGGGCTGAGAAGAGGATGGCGTCAGAAAAGAGGCAGCTCCGATGCCGGCAGCAGCAACTGCAGAAAAGAATCGCGTACCTCAGTGGCTACTGA